The proteins below are encoded in one region of Oncorhynchus nerka isolate Pitt River linkage group LG15, Oner_Uvic_2.0, whole genome shotgun sequence:
- the tp53bp2b gene encoding apoptosis-stimulating of p53 protein 2b isoform X3, whose protein sequence is MRYGANMMPMFLTVYLSNNDQHFTEVPVTPETLCRDVVELCKEPGEGECYLAEMWRGSERAISDGERMLDVLQHWGQQRGEVRFLLRHERAPCRESGGSRVSDHSAKRNMVMVPVDRCMENGVAPPRMDITLSELQEMASRQQQQINSQQQLLASKEQRLRYLRLQEQRQQQASEQERLRQLRENAENQETKLRRVRALKGQVEQKRQSNSKLVEEIEQMNGLFQSKQRELLVAVSRVEELSRQLETVKSVKVESSHDGPSSAGELERLYKELQLRNKLNQDQSAKLQQQRESLSKRNLEVATMDKRVAELRERLWKKKAALQQKENLPVPTKSQALQPCGPSRVAAVGPYILSSTAAPGPPVPSRQELLIKPAYPDGTTTLPMPDSSMKAPPRPLKPYSGFQSSKMSKLSDWSSSSAESSGSHHGMSSTLPRMSSLSSQGSGDAETLKDQKGRHISMFEAPPPVPSRNNQSSEDLLRDAQAGGKALGKVPPPIPTKPPTFGKPPYSTGTFPGKAKPSASLHLCAPPPIPIHSHTLPLPPKQEAPPAATVRPFTPDPPESTVAVPVLQKPQTVAASSIYSMYTQQPRTGGGTLTRTQPRVYGKPVIPGSGGQQLLLQDSIYSGAGDFEVDQGGPGLAPLAPESQGGQETERAPRPLSPTKLLPFISHPHRHPSDADLEALRRRLHHAPRPLKKRSSITEPEGPAGPNIQKLLYQKTTLAAMETVVASPYEGEGGGTWKEGASAVGFRDRAVMSQVFAAAASLAETEKDAQVPPPQPPRSPIPEPSSSSSHTLPQSLEEEEPEPCPPPPHQTEAYLEEYPPYPPPPYPSAGEQDLGEDTLSMQAPEVTGQVTLPPGKRTNLRKVDSERIDHGMRVKFNPLALLLDSSLEGEYDLVQRVIYDVDDPSLPNDEGITALHNAVCAGHTEIVKFLVQFGVNANAADSDGWTPLHCAASCNNVQVCKFLVESGAAVFATTYSDMQTAADKCEEMEEGYAQCSQFLYGVQEKIGIMNRGVVYALWDYEAEDDDELAFQEGDCMTVLRREDKDEMEWWWARCGDREGYIPRNLLGLYLRIKPRQRSLA, encoded by the exons ATGTTCCTCACCGTGTACCTCAGCAACAACGACCAGCATTTCACAGAGGTGCCCGTTACCCCGGAAACCCTGTGTCGTGATGTGGTGGAGCTGTGCAAGGAGCCCGGGGAGGGAGAATGCTACCTAGCTGAAATGTGGCGAGGTTCAG AACGCGCCATTAGTGACGGAGAGCGAATGCTGGACGTGCTCCAGCATTGGGGACAGCAGAGGGGGGAGGTTCGCTTCCTCCTGCGCCACGAACGGGCACCCTGCAGAGAGTCGG GTGGATCAAGGGTTTCCGATCACTCAGCCAAAAGGAACATGGTCATGGTCCCTGTGGACCGATGCATGGAAAATGGG gtggcACCGCCTCGCATGGACATCACCCTCTCGGAGCTGCAGGAGATGGCGTCACGGCAACAGCAGCAGATCAATTCGCAGCAGCAGCTCCTGGCCTCAAAG GAGCAGCGTCTGCGCTACCTGAGGCTGCAagagcagcggcagcagcaggcgTCAGAGCAGGAGAGACTACGTCAGCTTCGTGAGAACGCTGAGAACCAGGAGACCAAGCTGCGGCGGGTGCGGGCCCTCAAGGGTCAAGTGGAGCAGAAACGCCAAAGCAACAGCAAACTGG TGGAGGAGATAGAGCAGATGAACGGGCTGTTTCAGAGTAAGCAGCGCGAGCTCCTGGTGGCCGTCTCCAGAGTGGAGGAGCTGAGCAGGCAGCTGGAGACAGTGAAAAGCGTCAAGGTGGAGTCTTCTCATGACGGCCCGAGCTCCGCCGGCGAGCTGGAACGTCTTTACAAGGAGCTGCAG CTGAGGAATAAACTGAACCAGGACCAGAGTGCCAAGCTGCAACAGCAGCGTGAGAGCCTGAGCAAGCGCAACCTGGAGGTGGCCACCATGGACAAGCGAGTGGCCGAACTCCGCGAACGCCTGTGGAAGAAGAAGGCAGCGCTACAGCAGAAGGAGAACCTGCCC GTCCCCACAAAGAGCCAGGCCCTGCAGCCGTGTGGCCCCTCCAGGGTGGCGGCCGTGGGCCCTTACATCCTGTCCTCCACCGCGGCCCCAGGGCCTCCGGTGCCCAGCCGACAGGAGCTCCTGATCAAGCCTGCCTACCCCGACGGCACGACCACCTTACCAATGCCAGACTCCTCCATGAAGGCCCCTCCTAGACCGCTTAAACCCTACTCAG GTTTCCAGTCATCCAAGATGTCCAAGCTGTCCGACTGGTCCAGCTCCAGTGCGGAGTCCAGTGGCAGTCATCATGGCATGTCCTCTACTCTGCCTCGCATGTCCAGCCTCTCCTCACAGGGCTCAG GAGATGCCGAGACCCTCAAGGACCAAAAGGGGCGTCACATTTCTATGTTTGAAGCCCCGCCTCCCGTCCCCTCACGGAACAATCAGAGCAGCGAGGACCTCTTGAGGGATGCCCAG GCTGGTGGTAAGGCTCTGGGCAAGGTGCCACCTCCTATCCCTACCAAGCCCCCGACCTTCGGCAAACCGCCCTACAGCACGGGCACCTTCCCGGGCAAGGCAAAACCGTCCGCCTCCCTCCATCTGTGTGCACCTcctcccatccccatccacagCCACACCCTGCCTCTGCCCCCCAAGCAGGAGGCTCCTCCAGCGGCCACGGTGCGCCCCTTCACCCCCGATCCTCCAGAGTCCACAGTGGCTGTGCCTGTCCTCCAGAAGCCACAGACTGTGGCGGCCTCCTCCATCTACTCCATGTACACCCAACAGCCCAGGACAGGCGGGGGCACTCTGACACGCACGCAGCccagag TGTATGGAAAGCCAGTTATCCCAGGCAGTGGGGGGCAGCAGTTGCTCCTTCAGGACTCCATCTATTCGGGGGCCGGCGATTTCGAAGTGGACCAGGGGGGTCCCGGTCTAGCGCCTCTGGCCCCTGAGAGCCAGGGGGGCCAGGAGACAGAACGGGCCCCTCGTCCCCTCAGCCCCACCaagctcctccccttcatctcgcACCCCCACCGGCACCCTAGCGACGCCGACCTGGAGGCCCTGCGCCGCCGGCTGCACCATGCCCCGCGGCCCCTCAAGAAGCGCAGCTCCATTACAGAGCCTGAGGGCCCCGCGGGGCCCAACATCCAGAAGCTGCTCTACCAGAAGACCACACTGGCAGCCATGGAGACTGTTGTGGCGTCTCCCTACGAGGGTGAAGGTGGAGGAACATGGAAGGAGGGCGCCAGTGCCGTTGGATTCCGAGACCGCGCGGTTATGTCCCAAGTTTTTGCCGCCGCAGCGTCCCTTGCCGAGACAGAGAAAGATGCACAAGTGCCTCCACCTCAGCCGCCCCGCTCGCCCATCCCAgagccctcttcctcctccagccACACACTGCCCCAGTCACTGGAGGAGGAAGAGCCAGAGCCCTGCCCCCCGCCCCCCCATCAGACAGAAGCCTACCTGGAGGAGTACCCACCCTACCCGCCCCCTCCATACCCCAGCGCGGGGGAGCAGGACCTGGGGGAGGACACCCTCAGCATGCAGGCTCCGGAGGTCACGGGACAAGTCACTCTGCCACCG GGCAAGAGGACCAACCTGCGGAAGGTCGACTCGGAGCGCATCGACCACGGCATGCGGGTGAAGTTCAACCCCCTGGCCCTGCTGCTGGACTCATCACTGGAGGGCGAGTATGATCTGGTGCAGAGGGTCATCTATGAC GTGGATGACCCCAGCCTGCCCAATGACGAGGGCATCACAGCCCTGCACAACGCCGTCTGCGCCGGCCACACCGAGATCGTCAAGTTCCTGGTGCAGTTTGGCGTGAACGCCAACGCCGCCGACAGCGATGGCTG gactCCGCTGCACTGTGCGGCCTCCTGTAACAACGTGCAGGTGTGTAAGTTCCTGGTGGAGTCCGGGGCTGCTGTGTTCGCCACCACCTACAGTGACATGCAGACAGCGGCAGACAAGtgcgaggagatggaggagggctaCGCACAGTGCTCCCAGTTCCTCTATG GTGTACAGGAGAAGATAGGCATCATGAACCGTGGGGTGGTGTACGCCCTGTGGGACTACGAGGCCGAGGACGACGACGAGCTGGCATTCCAGGAAGGCGACTGCATGACTGTGCTGCGGCGCGAGGACAAGGACGAGATGGAGTGGTGGTGGGCCCGCTGCGGAGACCGAGAGGGCTACATTCCAAGGAACCTGCTAGGG CTGTATCTGAGGATCAAGCCACGGCAGAGGAGCTTGGCTTAA